A segment of the Neochlamydia sp. S13 genome:
CTTCTTAACGATCAAAAACGCCATGTATATTTTCAAAGTGCGCGCCTGCTGTTGTTACCCGGCTGGTTTAATTCTTTCTTGGCCATTTTTAAAGTACTTAGGATTGATCATCTGGCCTGTTACAGCATTCCAATGGGTGATGGTAAGAGAACCATCGGGGTTTTCTACGTGGATGGCATAAACAGGTAGATATACTTCAGTTATACGGCGGATGCTGAAATCATGGCCAAAAGCGCATTTAGCAACCCTTTCGATTTGAGAAGGAGTATACTTTTCAGAAACACGTTGAGAATAGTTGTAAGGCTTAGAAACCAACATTCTATTAAACTTTGTTTGCGGAGTCACAAGGATTTTAGGGTTTTCAAAATGTAATTGCAATAGATTGCCCTTACGAGTGATTAGCTGCTTTTGGAGAGCACTTTCAATCCATGGGTTTACCACATCAGCTTCTAGTTGCAGATCTGCTAGCAAATCTTCTTTCGTGCGAATGCCATTAAATTTGGCTAAAGCGTTAAGTATTTTAAATTCTTCACGTGTGGCCTGTGCATTAATAGCATCTTCAAAACCATGGGTCCTTTCCCATGTTTCAGTGTTTAGAACCATTTCTCCATCTGTTAAACTCCATAAAATTACCCCTTCGCGTGTTTTTTTATCGGCTGTAAATTTAACTTCCATCAGCAAGTAAGGATGATATTTATACTGGGGTTCCTTATATTGATAGCTAGTATCTCCTAAAAGCTCACGAGAATGAGCATCCATAATTTGCTGGGGAGTATAGCGCGCTTCTAGTGTTTGAAATTCACCATTTTCTACATAGCGAGTCACTATATTTTTTACATCTCCCTTATTAGACCAGAGCCACCATCCTCCGCCTAGAAGGATTAAAGAAATGACGAGAAGTTGAATTTTGCGCATGTTGCATCCTATTTTCTGTATGTGTTCGACTTAAAAAATAAAGGCATTTTTGCTTACTTAAATTAATCAAATAAAAAAAAAGTAGCTTAAATAACTTATTCTTTCATAGATAATAAAAATTCCACATTGCTATTAGTTTTTTTCAGGCGGCCTACAACTAGATTCATTGCATCGTTAGGCGCTAGATCAGCTACAGCTTGCCGTAGTAAATAGACCTTTTCTAGCTCGTTAGGATGGTAGAGAAGCTCTTCTTTACGGGTTCCACTCTTAATAATATCAATCGCTGGATAAATACGCCGCTCAGCTAAACGTCGATCAAGCACTAGCTCCATATTACCTGTACCTTTGAATTCTTCAAAAATAACCTCATCCATACGAGACCCTGTATCAATTAATGCAGTAGCAATAATTGTCAGCGAACCTCCCTGCTCGATATTCCTTGCGGCGCCAAAGAAACGTTTGGGCTTATGTAAAGCATTAGCATCTACACCGCCTGTCAAAATTTTCCCGGAATGGGGTTCTATTGTATTGTAGGCACGGGCCAATCTTGTAATAGAGTCTAGCAGAACAACGACATCATTGCCATGCTCGACTAATCTCCTTGCTTTTTCGATGACCATTTCTGCTACTTGTACGTGTCTTTCAGGGGGTTCATCAAAAGTTGAGGAAACGACTTCTCCTTTAACAATTCTCTGCATGTCTGTGACTTCCTCAGGTCTTTCTCCGATCATGAGGACGATAACAATGACTTCTGGATTGTTAATAGCTATAGCATTAGCAATATTTTGAAGGATAATCGTCTTACCTGTACGAGGGGGGGCTACAATTAGTCCACGCTGGCCTTTACCAATAGGAGCTGCAAGATCCAAAACACGCGTGGATAGCTTGTCTTTTGTTGTTTCCATGACCATACGTTTGCTTGGATACAGAGCTGTTAAATTCTCAAAAAGAATTCGCTCGCGGGCTTTTTCTGGAGTTTTTCCATTAATTTTATCCACTTTGAGAAGAGCAAAGTATTTTTCTTTATCTTTAGGAGGCCGAATAGTCCCAGAAAGGGTGTCACCTTTTTTCAGATCAAAACGCCTAATCTGCGCTGGGGAAACGTAGATATCTTCTGCGGAAGGTAAATAGTTATAGTTGGGGGAGCGTAGAAAGCCAAATCCGTCAGGCAAAATTTCTAATACGCCTTCGCCATACAGAATCTCGGCAGGATTTTCTGAAAGCGCCTTGACGATTTCAAAAACCATTTGAGATTTAGTAAGAGATCCTAGGTGTTTAAGGCCAATTTTTTTACTAAACGCGTTTAATTGATCGATATTCATGCGTTGAATTTCAGCGATTTTAATTGTTTCGCCAGGGGGAACAATAGCTGTCGTGTTGATAGATGGGTGCTCTTGTTGATTCTCTTCGCCCTCTTCAAAGGTAGAGTAGGGCGTCTCTAAATGAGTGTTTTCTGGATCCATTTAAGAATCAGACTCCTAAATTTAATGGGTTAAAATGTTCATTAACTTTTTTGTTTCAATTTCTAAATCGTATAGGTTGCTATCGTTGACAATAACATAATCAGCCCTATGAGCTTTTTCATCGATAGACAGCTGCCTTGCTGAGCGCCTTTCATATTCTTCAATACTTTTTCCTGTAGCTTTTTGAAAACGCTTTTTACTTTTGTCTGAATCAGCTACGACACTAATCACTGTATCATAAAAATTTTCTAGCCTAGCTTCAAAAAGCAAGGGAATTTCAGCTACAAATAATTTCTTTCTGTTTTTTTGTTGATTAGCTAAATCATAGTGTTTCTTAATTTCATCTTGAACTGCAGGATGTAGGATACTTTCAAGAGATTTAAGCAATAAGGGTTGTTTGAATACCTTTTGTGAAATTTTAGAACGATCGATTTGATTATTTATGACTATATCGCTGCCAATTAGTAGAATAACGCGCTGACCGAGATTCGTGGTAGGGGAAAGCAGTCGGTGTACAATATCGTCTGCACTTACTACGTAAGCGCCAAACCTCTTAAAGAAATGACAGACTGATGTCTTGCCACACGAAAGACCGCCCGTTACGGCAACTTTAGACAATGCTAACATTCTTTCCAATTTTTGCCAATACTGATATCTACAATCAAAGGAACTTTTAATTTAAAAACATTTTGCATGATTTCACGAACCATGGGCTCTATCGAGAGAATTTCAAAATCAGGAAGCTCAAAAATTAATTCATCATGAATTTGTATAACCATGTAACCTAATTTTCTTTCTTTGTGAAGCCTTTCATTAATTTGTATCATAGCTAGCTTGATCAGATCGGCTGCCGTACCTTGGATAGGGGCATTGACAGCGAGCCTTTCTGCTGCTGCCCGGATTTGCATGTTTTTGCTATTAATTTCTGGAATAAGTCTTTCGCGGCCTGTAAGAGTGACTGCTTTTCCTAGCTTACGTACCGATTCTTTAACGGATTCTAGGTATTCTTTAACCTTGCTATATTGCTTAAAATACATCTCAATAAAAAGCTTAGCATCTTTGACATCAATCCCTAATGTTTGGGAAAGCCCAAAAGGGCCTTGGCCGTAAATGACTCCAAAATTTACCGTTTTAGCTTGATATCTCATCTCTTTTGTCACATGTTCAAGAGGGACATTAAAAATTGCTGCAGCGGTTCTTAAATGAATATCTTGATTACTTTGGAAAGCTTCCAAAAGGGTAGGATCTTCACTTAAATGAGCAAGAAGACGCAGTTCAATTTGCGAATAATCTGCAGCCAAGAAGCTCCACCCTGATTTTTCAGGACGGAATGCTTGCCTTATTTGAATGCCCCATTGGGTGCGCACAGGAATATTTTGTAGGTTAGGATCTTGGCAAGATAGCCTGCCTGTAGCAGCTACAGATTGATTAAAGGTACAATGGATGCGATGGGTTTTAGGGTTAACTTCTAAGGGTAGAGTTTCTACATAGGTGGAGCGCAGCTTTTCTAGCATGCGATATTCCATCAATTTACTAGCAATAGGATATTGATGTTGAAGAAATTCTAAAACTTCGGCACTGGTAGAGTTGCCTGTGGCAGTCTTTTTGGGAGGCTGTATGCCTAGTTTGTTAAAAAGAATATCGCTCATTTGCTTAGGAGAGTTTAAATTAAATTCTTCGCCTGCCATTAAATAAATTTCTTTTTCAAGCACCCTAATTTGGGCAGTAACCTTTATGGAAAAATTCTTTAAAAATTCTTTGTCTAAATAAATTCCTTGCCGTTCCATCTCTAACAAAACTTTAAGAAGAGGTAACTCAACATTATTTAATAAAGAATATAATTTTCTTTCCTGCAGCTGCTTTTTCAATACTTTCTTAAGACGGCAGGTGAAATCTACATCTTCACAACAATAGGCCATCACTTGTTCAAGGGGCACTTCACGCATGGTAATGGCTTTTTTGCCTTTTCCAATCAATGAATGGATGGATATTTTCACTTTACCAAAGTATTCTAAAGAAAGGGTATCGAGAGAATGTTGGCGCCTATGCGAGTTAAGCAAGTAAGAGGCCAAGATAGTATCGAAGGTAATGTTGGCCACTTGAATGCCGTAAAGGCTAAGTACATGGAGGTCGTATTTAACATTGTGGCCATAAAAGCCAATAGAAGAATTTTCAAAAAGAGGCTTTAAAGTCTGAACTACTTTTTCAAGGCCCAGCTGACCATTAACAGGCACATACCATGCTTGAGAAGGTTGGTAACATAGGCCTATGCCTATCAGTTCTGCTTTTAAGGCATGTATCGAGGTCGTTTCTGTGTCAAAGCAAATTTCCTTTTGAAGCATGAGTTCACCTAC
Coding sequences within it:
- the coaE gene encoding dephospho-CoA kinase (Dephospho-CoA kinase (CoaE) performs the final step in coenzyme A biosynthesis.) translates to MLALSKVAVTGGLSCGKTSVCHFFKRFGAYVVSADDIVHRLLSPTTNLGQRVILLIGSDIVINNQIDRSKISQKVFKQPLLLKSLESILHPAVQDEIKKHYDLANQQKNRKKLFVAEIPLLFEARLENFYDTVISVVADSDKSKKRFQKATGKSIEEYERRSARQLSIDEKAHRADYVIVNDSNLYDLEIETKKLMNILTH
- the rho gene encoding transcription termination factor Rho, with product MDPENTHLETPYSTFEEGEENQQEHPSINTTAIVPPGETIKIAEIQRMNIDQLNAFSKKIGLKHLGSLTKSQMVFEIVKALSENPAEILYGEGVLEILPDGFGFLRSPNYNYLPSAEDIYVSPAQIRRFDLKKGDTLSGTIRPPKDKEKYFALLKVDKINGKTPEKARERILFENLTALYPSKRMVMETTKDKLSTRVLDLAAPIGKGQRGLIVAPPRTGKTIILQNIANAIAINNPEVIVIVLMIGERPEEVTDMQRIVKGEVVSSTFDEPPERHVQVAEMVIEKARRLVEHGNDVVVLLDSITRLARAYNTIEPHSGKILTGGVDANALHKPKRFFGAARNIEQGGSLTIIATALIDTGSRMDEVIFEEFKGTGNMELVLDRRLAERRIYPAIDIIKSGTRKEELLYHPNELEKVYLLRQAVADLAPNDAMNLVVGRLKKTNSNVEFLLSMKE
- the polA gene encoding DNA polymerase I; this encodes MMNDIYIIDASGYIYRSYFAIQNITNHQGESTNALFGFIRSVSKLIIDFQPYHLVAVFDGPRSINARTSIYADYKAHRPDMPPDLLYQIQWAREYCALRGIPILNIPEVEADDTMGSIAVWASQQQQAKAYICTSDKDMCQLVNDQVFILNTFKDNLIMGAQEIETVYGVPPHKIIDFLAITGDASDNIPGLSGFGPKTASALLQQFGSLEYILAHPEEIPGKKKQETLIQEAEKALLSKQLVTVNTHVSIPREESFYRLIPCQKEQLKSFYISKNFNSLLKELEKEIPSSNPLGLSASDEQVAYQCVDDEESLNALVGELMLQKEICFDTETTSIHALKAELIGIGLCYQPSQAWYVPVNGQLGLEKVVQTLKPLFENSSIGFYGHNVKYDLHVLSLYGIQVANITFDTILASYLLNSHRRQHSLDTLSLEYFGKVKISIHSLIGKGKKAITMREVPLEQVMAYCCEDVDFTCRLKKVLKKQLQERKLYSLLNNVELPLLKVLLEMERQGIYLDKEFLKNFSIKVTAQIRVLEKEIYLMAGEEFNLNSPKQMSDILFNKLGIQPPKKTATGNSTSAEVLEFLQHQYPIASKLMEYRMLEKLRSTYVETLPLEVNPKTHRIHCTFNQSVAATGRLSCQDPNLQNIPVRTQWGIQIRQAFRPEKSGWSFLAADYSQIELRLLAHLSEDPTLLEAFQSNQDIHLRTAAAIFNVPLEHVTKEMRYQAKTVNFGVIYGQGPFGLSQTLGIDVKDAKLFIEMYFKQYSKVKEYLESVKESVRKLGKAVTLTGRERLIPEINSKNMQIRAAAERLAVNAPIQGTAADLIKLAMIQINERLHKERKLGYMVIQIHDELIFELPDFEILSIEPMVREIMQNVFKLKVPLIVDISIGKNWKEC